A window of the Cucurbita pepo subsp. pepo cultivar mu-cu-16 chromosome LG01, ASM280686v2, whole genome shotgun sequence genome harbors these coding sequences:
- the LOC111793126 gene encoding NADPH-dependent pterin aldehyde reductase-like — translation MATSHNESSRKVLITGVSKGLGRALALELATRGHTIIGCSRDQTKLDSLQEQLSKSSLIQHFLFKLDVKSNDNVEEFAQIVRKEKLIPDIIVNNAGLAHGKAKIWELDARDFDNVIDTNIKGTANILRHFIPLMMHNNYGIIVNMSSSAGRSTHADFAPYCSSKWAIEGLSKSVAKELPKDMGIVTLNPGSIYTDMLVVCCGDLAAKFQSPEKWAIKAATMILDLTPADNGESLTVNNPRELSSM, via the exons ATGGCCACATCTCACAATGAATCCTCTCGAAAGGTGTTGATCACTGGGGTTAGCAAGGGCTTAGGAAGAGCTTTAGCCTTGGAGCTGGCTACCCGCGGCCACACCATAATCGGCTGCTCACGTGATCAAACCAAACTTGATTCCCTTCAAGAACAGCTTTCTAAGTCCTCTCTAATTCAGCATTTCCTCTTCAAACTCGATGTG aAATCGAACGACAACGTTGAAGAATTTGCACAAATTGtgagaaaagagaaacttaTTCCTGATATCATTG TGAATAATGCAGGTTTGGCTCATGGCAAAGCCAAGATATGGGAACTTGATGCGCGAGATTTTGATAATGTTATTGACACCAATATCAAAGGAACTGCAAATATTTTACGTCATTTCATTCCACTTATGATGCATAACAACTACGGAATTATTGTTAATATGTCATCGAGTGCTGGAAGATCTACCCATGCAGAT TTTGCACCATATTGTTCGTCCAAATGGGCAATTGAGGGATTAAGCAAATCTGTGGCAAAGGAGCTACCAAAGGACATGGGAATTGTAACATTAAATCCAGGCTCTATATACACAGACATGCTCGTTGTATGCTGTGGTGATTTAGCCGCGAAATTTCAATCTCCTGAAAAATG GGCTATTAAAGCAGCAACAATGATCCTTGATTTAACGCCAGCCGATAATGGAGAGTCTCTCACCGTTAATAATCCACGTGAACTATCCTCTATGTAA